From the genome of Labrus bergylta chromosome 4, fLabBer1.1, whole genome shotgun sequence, one region includes:
- the ndufv2 gene encoding NADH dehydrogenase [ubiquinone] flavoprotein 2, mitochondrial → MFLSSVVRSAVSQTARQVRSLHRSAVRAGAGGIFVHRDTPDNNPDTPFEFTEENKKRIEAIVSMYPIGHKQAATIPVLDVAQRQHGWLPISAMNKVAEVLEVPPMRVYEVATFYTMFLRQPVGKYFIQICTTTPCMLCNSDSILETIQKKLGIKVGETTPDKMFTLIEVECLGACVNAPMVQINDNYYEDLTPKDMEDIIDELVAGRVPPPGPRNGRFSCEPAGGLTSLTEPPTGPGFGVRADL, encoded by the exons ATGTTTCTGTCTTCTGTAGTTCGCTCTGCAGTATCGCAGACG gcCAGACAGGTCCGGAGTCTGCACCGCTCTGCTGTACGTGCTGGAGCTGGTGGCATCTTTGTG CACAGAGATACTCCTGACAACAACCCTGACACTCCCTTTGAGTTCACTGAGGAGAACAAAAAG AGGATTGAGGCAATCGTTTCAATGTACCCGATTGGACACAAGCAAGCAGCCACCATCCCAGTGTTGGACGTAGCCCAGAGGCAACATGGATGGCTCCCCATCTCCGCTATGAATAAG GTCGCAGAAGTGCTGGAAGTCCCTCCAATGAGAGTGTACGAAGTTGCAACATTTTATACAATGTTTCTACGTCAGCCCGTGGGAAAATACTTCATTCAAATCTGCACAACAACACCCTGCATGCTCTGCAACTCAGACAGCATCCTGGAGACCATCCAAAAGAAACTGG GTATCAAGGTTGGAGAGACTACTCCAGACAAGATGTTCACGCTAATAGAAGTGGAATGCCTGGGGGCCTGTGTCAATGCTCCAATGGTCCAGATCAATGACAACTATTAT GAGGACCTCACACCTAAGGACATGGAGGACATCATAGATGAACTCGTAGCAGGCAGAGTTCCACCACCTGGGCCCAG gAATGGGCGTTTCTCATGTGAGCCCGCAGGAGGCTTGACTTCCCTGACAGAGCCTCCTACAGGACCAGGCTTCGGCGTGAGGGCCGACCTGTAG